A segment of the Mycobacterium intracellulare ATCC 13950 genome:
GCGCAGCATCACCTTGAGGAATTCGTCTTTGTCGAAGTCGAGGAACCGCTGCTTGTTGTCCGGGTTCTCCTCGATGCGCTCCCGCCATTCCTGCACCTTCACCACGCCGTCCATGCCGGTGCCGCGCACCGCGAGGATGCTGGGAACGATGTAGAAGGAACCGAGCACGAAGGTGCCGTAGATGCCGCCGACGATGTTCCACACCACGAGCTTGGTGACCATCTCGGGGTAGAGCATCGTGGTGAGCATCGAATCCCTCGCCCCGCCAGAGCCTCCAGCGAGAATGCAGCGCTCGAAGCCCAGGCCGGTCACCAGCTTGTGCAGCGTCTCGGCGCGCATGTGGGACTCGCTCTGCCCGTAGAACTGCACGTCCGAGGCGCCGCAGTTGGGGCGGTCCCACAGCAGCACCCGATAGCCGCCCGCGGCCAGCGCGTCGGCCAATGGGCGCAGGCCGGGGATCTCCTTGCTGAACCGGCCGCCCGGCGTCAGGGCAATGAGATCGCCTGAGTCACCGAGGATTTCGTAGACGACATTTCCCCCGTTGATCTCGATAGAAGGCACCCGATTCTCCTGTTGTTAGGCCTGTACCAAAACGTCTTTGCCGACGACGCGCACCGGATAGGTGCGGATGCTCCACTCCGGCTTGACCGCGGTGGTGCCGGTCGCCAGCTCGAAACCCCATTGGTGCCACGGGCAGTAGATGTATTCCAGGTCGCGCACCATGACCGAGTCACCGGGCGCGGTCTCGTCGACGATCGTGCGTCCTCGGGCGCGTCCCGAACACAGCGGCCCGCCTTGGTGGGGGCAGTAATTCGCGATGGCGTAGAAGGTGCCGTTGACGTTGTAGACACCGACACCATGACGTCCGATCGGCACCAGTTTGTGTGTGCCCGGCGGGATTTCGTCCACGGTGGCGACTACATGTTCACGGCCCTGGGCGAGACGGGGCTCGGGGCGCCTGGTGGTTGCCCCTTCCTCTTGGGTCGTCAATTCAGAGCACCCGGGTCTGACCCTCGAGAACCGGAACGGTCTCGGGCAGGTGGTAAGTCGCGATGCCGTTCTTGTACATCACCGCGTCCCGCGCGTGCTTGGGCAGGTGCTTGACCAGCCAGCGCGGGTCGTCGAACGTCCAGTGCGGGTAGTCCGAGGAGAAGAGCAGGATCTTCTCGCACTCCATCCACTCCAGCGCGCGGGTCAGCTCGGTCTTGTCCTCGGGGTAGTCCAGCGGTTGGGTGGTGAACTTGATGTGGTCCTTGACGTATTCCGAGGGCTTGCGCTTGATGTCCACCCACGACTTGCGGGCGTCGTAGATCGCATCCATGCGCCACATCAACGGCAGGATCCAGCTGAACGCGTGCTCGACGAACACGATCCGCAGCGTCGGGAACCGATCGAAGACGCCGTCGAAGATCAGGCTCATCACCTGGTTGGCGGCCAGGAGCGAGTAGGTCACCATGAAATCGTGGTTGTAGCTGGGGTACCCCACCGGCGGCATCGGCAGCTCGTCGAAGTGGCTGCGCGACAGGTGACAACTCACCGTGATGTCGTGCTTGGTTGCGGCCGCCCAGATCGGGTCGTACTTGGGATGGCCCCATGACGGCCGCGGCTCGGCCTTGATCAGGATCTGCGCCATGTACGGGTGTCCGGCCCAGCGCTCGATCTCGCGCACCGACTCTTCCGGCTCCTCGATGGCCAGGCAGATCGAACCGCGCCAGCGCTCGTGCCAGTTGTTGTGGCTGTCCAGCCAGTGATTGGCCTGCCAGTCGTTGAGCGCGGCCGACATCGCGTGTTGCGCTTCGGGAATGCGCGCCGGGTACGCCGCCGGTTCCAGGATCGCGATGTCGGAGCCGGCCTCCATGATCAGCTGGCGAAACGCCAAGTCCGGGTCGCTGCAAGGGAACTCGCCGTTGGCGGGGAAGGAGTCCACCCGCATCGCATACGAGTGCGCGTAGTCCGGGGCGTCGTAGTAGATCTGCTCACCCACGTTGCGGGTGAGGAAGTACTTACTGCGCCAGGGCTCGGGGATGTACGGGAGGAGCTCTCCGCGCTTGGGTGCCGGGTGGACGTCCGAGTCGACGCACCGGACGGCGATGCGCTCGGCAGCGGGAAGCCGCTCCTGAGAATGGGTCAAACTCATCTGAAACTCCTCGTCTTTCTCGGTCCGCCCGCGTCCACTTCTACTGTGCGCCCACCCCGGCGGGAATGTCTATGCCGTAGAGCTGCGCGGCGTTTCGCCAGCACAACTTCTCGCGCTGCTCGGCGGACAGGGCGCGGGGCAGCTTCGTGATATCGCCGCACTGCCAGTGCGGATAGCTGGAGCCGAACATCACCATGTCGTCCTTGCCGGTGAAGCCGAACCATTCGCCGGCGAACTCGACGTCGCCGGGGCCGTCGAGGCTGCCCTGGACGAAATACACGTGGCCGGGCAGATAATCGCTGGGGATCCGCGGGGACCACGGCGTCTGCTCCAGGTGCGGCCGGCCGAAGGTGTCCATCCGCCAGATGAACGGCGTCA
Coding sequences within it:
- a CDS encoding Rieske (2Fe-2S) protein — its product is MTTQEEGATTRRPEPRLAQGREHVVATVDEIPPGTHKLVPIGRHGVGVYNVNGTFYAIANYCPHQGGPLCSGRARGRTIVDETAPGDSVMVRDLEYIYCPWHQWGFELATGTTAVKPEWSIRTYPVRVVGKDVLVQA
- a CDS encoding amidohydrolase family protein; this encodes MSLTHSQERLPAAERIAVRCVDSDVHPAPKRGELLPYIPEPWRSKYFLTRNVGEQIYYDAPDYAHSYAMRVDSFPANGEFPCSDPDLAFRQLIMEAGSDIAILEPAAYPARIPEAQHAMSAALNDWQANHWLDSHNNWHERWRGSICLAIEEPEESVREIERWAGHPYMAQILIKAEPRPSWGHPKYDPIWAAATKHDITVSCHLSRSHFDELPMPPVGYPSYNHDFMVTYSLLAANQVMSLIFDGVFDRFPTLRIVFVEHAFSWILPLMWRMDAIYDARKSWVDIKRKPSEYVKDHIKFTTQPLDYPEDKTELTRALEWMECEKILLFSSDYPHWTFDDPRWLVKHLPKHARDAVMYKNGIATYHLPETVPVLEGQTRVL
- a CDS encoding alpha/beta fold hydrolase, which translates into the protein MPSIEINGGNVVYEILGDSGDLIALTPGGRFSKEIPGLRPLADALAAGGYRVLLWDRPNCGASDVQFYGQSESHMRAETLHKLVTGLGFERCILAGGSGGARDSMLTTMLYPEMVTKLVVWNIVGGIYGTFVLGSFYIVPSILAVRGTGMDGVVKVQEWRERIEENPDNKQRFLDFDKDEFLKVMLRWLNAFVSKPGQTIPGVEDEMFDRIKVPTLIIRGGENDMDHPKRTSLEVSCLIKGSKLIDPPWPEDAWERASEDRAAGRVQHFNMFDTWVQAAPAILEFLGS